In Chryseobacterium lactis, a single genomic region encodes these proteins:
- a CDS encoding D-alanine--D-alanine ligase: MNKKRVAVVMGGYSDEYVVSLKSGQLIYDSLDRNLYDVYKVVVLKDEWYFLGENDKKYEVNRGDFSVTLNNGEKLKFDACFNIIHGTPGENGILQAYWDAIGQKYTGCDFYQSALTFNKKDTLAVLSKYGIPSAKSIYLRKGEDINVDEIVSELNLPLFVKPNQSGSSLGISKVKEKSELIAATEIAFKEDNEILIESFLNGMEVSVGVIDFKGETIVLGITEIVPTNEFFDYEAKYEGASEEITPARIDEETTKRVEEIAKRAYNSLGMSGFSRSEYILMDGIPYMLEMNTNPGFSPASILPQQAKHYGISIMDLCGNEVEKALNK; the protein is encoded by the coding sequence ATGAACAAAAAACGTGTTGCCGTAGTAATGGGAGGCTATTCTGATGAATATGTAGTTTCTTTAAAAAGCGGGCAGTTGATCTATGATTCCTTAGACAGAAATCTTTATGATGTATATAAGGTCGTAGTCCTTAAAGATGAATGGTATTTTTTAGGAGAAAATGATAAAAAATATGAGGTCAACAGAGGAGATTTTTCTGTCACACTAAATAACGGTGAAAAATTAAAATTTGATGCCTGCTTCAATATTATCCATGGAACACCAGGTGAAAATGGAATATTACAGGCGTATTGGGATGCAATAGGTCAAAAATACACAGGTTGTGATTTTTATCAAAGTGCCCTTACCTTCAATAAAAAAGATACACTCGCTGTATTATCCAAATATGGAATTCCTTCCGCAAAAAGCATTTATTTAAGAAAAGGAGAAGACATCAATGTTGATGAAATCGTTTCCGAATTAAACCTTCCTCTTTTTGTAAAGCCGAATCAATCCGGATCATCTCTGGGAATTTCCAAAGTAAAAGAAAAATCAGAATTAATTGCAGCAACAGAAATAGCTTTCAAAGAAGATAATGAAATCCTGATCGAAAGTTTCCTGAACGGAATGGAAGTATCTGTGGGAGTGATCGACTTTAAGGGAGAAACTATCGTTCTGGGAATTACAGAAATCGTTCCTACCAATGAGTTTTTCGATTATGAAGCCAAATACGAGGGAGCTTCTGAAGAAATTACACCTGCCAGAATTGATGAAGAAACCACAAAAAGAGTGGAAGAAATTGCAAAAAGAGCTTACAATTCTCTTGGTATGAGTGGTTTTTCACGAAGCGAATATATTCTGATGGACGGCATTCCTTATATGCTGGAAATGAATACCAACCCGGGGTTCTCCCCAGCAAGTATTCTTCCTCAACAAGCAAAACATTATGGAATTTCCATTATGGATCTTTGTGGAAATGAAGTTGAAAAAGCACTTAATAAATAA
- a CDS encoding PASTA domain-containing protein encodes MLKSLFNWKVLLNLVIAIGVFVGLVWLTFRWLEYHTNHGQEIPVPNVVNKSVHDAVKILDDTGLEYEVDSTNYDPKYRPFQVLQIYPAPGSRVKDGRTVRLKVNPRTWAQIAVPDVINKYSGLAFQRLDQVGLKIGDTIYEPSIQKDALLRILYKGNAVNPGARLPRFSVIDVVVGSGPMRNISIPNVVGLSVKEARAVITKSMFEVGLVEHEEGSKDESDIIYYQDPASGDVRDQGMQIDLWASKKTPAELRAKVEQLNSIYRMKVDTSLPPVQYEEVHSEPTYVPPVAPVPKREVPKPEPVKTEAPKTQNTPKPAASATDKPKTSSGNNNQASGNTHKPAASGTKEPAEKPKAKKVVVE; translated from the coding sequence ATGCTTAAATCACTTTTCAATTGGAAAGTTTTACTGAATTTAGTAATAGCCATCGGCGTTTTCGTAGGTCTCGTGTGGCTTACATTTCGTTGGTTGGAATACCATACGAACCATGGTCAGGAAATTCCTGTTCCCAATGTAGTCAATAAATCTGTACATGATGCAGTAAAAATATTAGATGATACCGGACTGGAATATGAGGTTGACAGTACCAATTATGATCCTAAGTACAGGCCTTTTCAGGTGCTACAGATTTATCCGGCACCGGGTTCCCGTGTGAAGGATGGAAGAACAGTGCGTTTAAAGGTTAATCCAAGAACATGGGCTCAGATTGCGGTACCTGATGTTATTAATAAATATTCAGGGCTGGCATTCCAGAGATTGGATCAGGTAGGTCTTAAAATCGGAGATACCATCTATGAACCAAGTATTCAGAAAGATGCTCTTTTGAGAATTTTATATAAAGGAAATGCCGTAAATCCGGGTGCCCGTTTACCTCGATTCTCTGTTATTGATGTAGTTGTAGGATCAGGTCCTATGAGAAATATTTCAATTCCTAATGTTGTAGGTCTCTCAGTAAAAGAAGCAAGAGCGGTCATTACAAAGAGTATGTTTGAAGTGGGATTGGTAGAACACGAAGAGGGTAGTAAGGATGAATCTGATATTATTTATTATCAGGATCCGGCTTCTGGAGATGTTCGTGACCAGGGAATGCAGATTGACCTTTGGGCAAGTAAGAAAACTCCGGCCGAGTTAAGAGCCAAGGTTGAGCAATTGAACTCTATCTACCGTATGAAAGTAGATACTTCTCTGCCACCGGTACAATATGAAGAAGTTCACTCTGAACCAACTTATGTACCACCTGTTGCTCCTGTACCAAAAAGAGAGGTTCCTAAACCGGAGCCTGTAAAAACTGAGGCACCAAAGACTCAGAATACTCCAAAACCGGCAGCATCAGCTACTGATAAGCCTAAAACTTCTAGCGGAAACAATAACCAGGCTTCAGGAAATACCCATAAACCTGCTGCATCAGGGACTAAAGAACCGGCGGAAAAACCAAAAGCTAAAAAGGTAGTCGTAGAATAA
- a CDS encoding RluA family pseudouridine synthase: MSEDNEDFLDEELLDSNSIENIDIDEENKGLYEHLNITVDPKQEPLRIDKFLLIYRQNSSRNKISQTCRAGNVIVNGTAVKQNYRVKPGDQVSVLLTHPPRENVIVPQDIPVNIIYEDDDLVVVDKEPGMVVHPGHGNWDGTLVNALAYHFEKNGQKSDLDRVGLVHRIDKDTSGLLVIAKNEYALSFLAKQFFNRTTKRLYWAFVWGNLKDEEGTIRGHIGRHPKNRMQMSVYEDGSHGKHAVTHFKVLERFKYMTWVECKLETGRTHQIRAHFKHIGHTLFNDERYEGHTPLRGVNLPKYKQFIKNVFEILPRHALHAHTLGFIHPTTKKELYFESPMPKDMADAVKKWRNYLEN, translated from the coding sequence ATGTCAGAAGATAACGAAGATTTTTTAGACGAAGAGTTATTAGACTCCAACAGTATTGAAAACATCGATATAGACGAAGAAAATAAGGGGTTGTATGAGCACCTTAATATCACTGTTGATCCCAAGCAGGAACCTTTGAGAATTGATAAGTTTCTATTGATATACAGGCAAAATTCTTCAAGGAATAAAATTTCACAAACCTGCAGAGCGGGAAATGTTATAGTCAACGGTACCGCTGTAAAGCAAAATTACCGTGTAAAGCCGGGAGACCAGGTTTCAGTGCTTCTCACGCACCCTCCGAGAGAGAATGTGATCGTTCCACAGGATATTCCGGTTAATATTATCTATGAAGATGATGATCTGGTTGTCGTGGATAAAGAGCCGGGAATGGTAGTCCATCCGGGACACGGAAATTGGGACGGGACATTGGTGAATGCATTGGCTTATCATTTTGAAAAGAACGGGCAAAAATCTGACCTGGACAGAGTAGGTCTTGTTCACAGGATTGATAAGGATACTTCCGGACTTCTGGTCATTGCTAAAAATGAATATGCATTAAGCTTTCTGGCCAAGCAGTTCTTCAACAGAACTACAAAAAGGCTGTATTGGGCTTTTGTGTGGGGAAATCTTAAAGATGAAGAAGGAACCATAAGAGGACATATCGGAAGACATCCTAAAAACAGAATGCAAATGTCTGTCTATGAAGATGGAAGTCACGGGAAACATGCGGTTACCCATTTTAAAGTATTGGAAAGATTCAAGTATATGACCTGGGTAGAGTGTAAGCTTGAGACAGGAAGAACTCACCAGATCAGGGCACACTTCAAGCATATCGGGCATACTTTGTTTAATGATGAAAGATATGAAGGGCATACACCGTTGAGAGGAGTAAATCTTCCAAAATACAAACAATTTATCAAGAATGTCTTTGAAATTTTACCAAGACATGCTTTGCATGCGCATACCCTAGGATTTATACATCCTACTACAAAAAAGGAATTATATTTTGAAAGCCCAATGCCCAAAGATATGGCGGATGCCGTAAAAAAATGGAGAAATTATTTAGAAAACTAA
- a CDS encoding PorP/SprF family type IX secretion system membrane protein: protein MRKLYAIVCLALLSNAYKAQESLPYYQQYLLDGDFLFNPAQYGKTDYVQLNAIYQKQFSKFSESPNVQSVGINANIFDRVGAGLTVFRDSNGAESAGGVTAGASYFIPLSSDGERKDQFSFGTSVSLYNRNFDYSKINVEEQGDPLVRGDQSNIFMAYANFGLAATYKNLFGGVSVNDIALGNDRPIVNGYEPSPIKFFLNLGYNWHIADNIMITPAAMINLNTNSTRVMDYNLMATFSNDINAFSFGVSYRAAQNRFDSQQLEIAPVVKVRFNKFMIGATYNLGLSDIQTYGGNSFMIGLGYNFDNFINVRGYRY, encoded by the coding sequence ATGAGAAAACTATATGCTATCGTATGTTTAGCTCTTTTGTCAAATGCATACAAAGCACAAGAATCACTACCATATTATCAACAGTATCTTTTGGATGGTGACTTCCTGTTCAACCCAGCTCAATACGGAAAAACAGATTACGTACAGCTGAATGCCATTTATCAAAAGCAATTTTCAAAATTCAGCGAATCCCCAAACGTACAATCAGTGGGAATCAATGCAAACATTTTCGATAGAGTCGGTGCCGGTTTAACCGTTTTCAGAGACAGCAACGGAGCTGAATCTGCAGGTGGTGTTACAGCGGGTGCTTCATATTTTATTCCTCTAAGTAGTGACGGAGAAAGAAAAGATCAGTTCTCTTTCGGTACTAGTGTAAGTTTGTATAATAGAAATTTTGACTATTCTAAAATTAACGTTGAAGAACAGGGAGATCCATTAGTAAGAGGAGATCAAAGTAATATCTTCATGGCGTATGCTAACTTCGGTTTGGCTGCTACGTATAAAAACCTTTTTGGAGGGGTATCTGTAAATGATATTGCATTAGGTAACGATAGACCTATCGTTAATGGTTATGAACCTTCACCGATTAAGTTCTTCTTAAATTTGGGATATAACTGGCATATTGCTGACAATATCATGATCACGCCGGCAGCTATGATTAACCTGAATACTAACTCTACAAGAGTAATGGATTACAATTTAATGGCTACGTTCTCTAATGATATCAATGCATTTTCATTTGGGGTAAGCTACAGAGCTGCTCAAAACAGATTCGATAGCCAGCAGTTGGAAATCGCTCCGGTTGTTAAAGTAAGATTTAATAAATTTATGATTGGTGCTACTTACAACCTTGGATTGTCTGATATCCAGACGTATGGTGGAAACAGTTTCATGATCGGTCTCGGGTACAACTTCGATAACTTTATTAATGTTAGAGGATATAGATACTAA
- the hemW gene encoding radical SAM family heme chaperone HemW, whose amino-acid sequence MIYIHIPFCKQKCSYCNFHFSTSLNFKDEMLRAMKTELLLRKDELQNKSLKSLYFGGGTPSILSVDEINSLIDEVLRYFSFEKDIEITLEANPDDLDKNFLKQLSRTPVNRLSIGTQSFFEEDLKLMNRAHTASEAEGSIKRAQDFGFENLSIDLIYGSPTSNLEIWKENLRKTIALEVPHISSYALTVEPKTALENWISKGKVKSPKEEEQNKEFYYLSDFLKDNGFEHYEVSNFAKPGFYSRHNSAYWKYQEYLGIGPSAHSYNGFDVRSWNVANNQQYIKKLNEKVLAKEEEILSQEDQFNEMIMIGLRTIWGVDLSSLKNKFPDRVMEYFQKEIQPKIAEGILIIENDHLKIPEKHWFMADGIASDLFLV is encoded by the coding sequence ATGATATATATTCACATTCCCTTCTGTAAACAAAAGTGCAGCTATTGCAATTTTCATTTTTCAACATCCCTTAATTTTAAGGATGAAATGCTTCGAGCAATGAAAACCGAGCTCTTGCTTAGAAAGGATGAGTTACAGAACAAAAGTTTAAAATCGCTTTATTTCGGAGGTGGAACTCCTTCTATTCTTTCCGTGGACGAGATCAACTCTTTGATTGATGAAGTTTTGCGTTATTTTAGCTTTGAAAAAGATATAGAAATCACATTGGAAGCTAATCCCGATGATCTGGATAAAAACTTTTTAAAACAATTATCCCGAACTCCGGTTAACCGTCTGTCCATTGGTACCCAAAGTTTTTTTGAAGAAGATTTAAAATTGATGAATCGTGCTCACACGGCTTCTGAAGCTGAAGGATCTATCAAACGTGCCCAGGATTTCGGCTTTGAAAACCTCAGTATTGATCTGATTTATGGTTCCCCGACTTCCAATCTGGAAATCTGGAAAGAAAACCTGCGTAAAACAATAGCGCTGGAAGTTCCTCACATTTCTTCATATGCTTTAACGGTTGAGCCTAAAACAGCTTTGGAAAACTGGATTTCAAAAGGGAAAGTAAAAAGCCCAAAGGAAGAGGAGCAAAACAAAGAATTCTATTATCTGTCAGACTTTTTAAAAGATAATGGATTTGAACATTATGAAGTTTCCAACTTTGCCAAACCCGGATTTTATTCCAGACATAATTCTGCGTACTGGAAATATCAGGAATACCTGGGAATAGGCCCTTCCGCACATTCTTATAACGGATTTGATGTCAGAAGCTGGAATGTTGCCAATAATCAGCAGTATATCAAAAAGCTTAACGAAAAAGTTTTAGCAAAAGAAGAAGAAATTCTTTCACAGGAAGATCAGTTTAATGAAATGATTATGATTGGGCTGCGAACAATTTGGGGCGTTGATCTTTCAAGCTTAAAGAATAAATTTCCCGATAGAGTAATGGAATATTTTCAAAAAGAGATACAACCGAAAATAGCAGAAGGTATTTTAATTATCGAAAATGACCACTTAAAAATTCCCGAAAAACATTGGTTTATGGCAGATGGGATTGCATCGGATTTATTTCTGGTATAA
- a CDS encoding DUF4139 domain-containing protein, translated as MKGNLLLLFLFSGTLYFSQKPIFTKAKVTAVNVYRSSAELQNSVNVSLPAGTSEVVVTNISDEIVEKSVQINTNNKNISILSAQYRDDYNSTYFETHNPNGKRIKDSIAILENLSTKIGIERQTNEKTLELLDKNQALLVGSNTSTVAQLMQLTEYYKTKRNEISIAQLDINKKYTETTSKLEKLKNRLKANTEAEETISDGVLVLKIANNVAGNAKMDLGYLVENVSWEPFYEVKGNKLTEPLDVTFKAKLRQDTGLDWKGVKLSLINARSSRNNNAPVLNPWFLNSYKNEDRPSYSSSSRKDTVRTKEIEEVVVIGYSSDFKINENQLNISFDVDIPYDVLSNNEDHFINLKQIKIPADYKYYTVPKYNATAYLIADIKDFNKYDLIAGSANVIFENMYVGETRINPNQTDDKMSITLGDDKKISIRKEVVNDKASEKFFSSYQEKTFTYDLIVRNNKKEVINIDIKDQIPLSKDESVKIELLQSDNADVDKEKGFLTWNVKISPSETRKFRVSYKVRYPKDFSISNLK; from the coding sequence ATGAAAGGAAATTTATTGCTACTCTTTCTTTTTTCAGGTACTCTGTACTTTTCTCAAAAACCAATTTTTACAAAAGCAAAAGTTACCGCAGTGAACGTATATCGAAGCTCTGCCGAGTTGCAAAATTCTGTCAATGTTTCACTTCCTGCCGGAACATCTGAGGTTGTAGTGACTAATATTTCTGATGAAATTGTTGAAAAATCGGTACAGATTAACACCAATAACAAGAATATTTCAATTCTTTCTGCACAATATAGAGATGACTACAATTCAACCTATTTTGAAACTCATAATCCTAATGGAAAGAGGATTAAAGATAGTATAGCCATTTTAGAAAACCTTTCAACGAAAATCGGTATCGAGCGTCAAACCAATGAAAAGACGTTGGAGCTATTAGACAAAAATCAAGCTCTTTTAGTGGGTAGCAATACTTCCACAGTGGCTCAGCTAATGCAGTTAACAGAATATTACAAGACTAAAAGAAATGAGATCAGTATTGCTCAGCTTGATATCAATAAAAAATATACAGAGACTACATCAAAGCTGGAGAAGTTAAAAAATCGGCTGAAGGCCAATACGGAAGCTGAAGAAACCATCTCTGATGGCGTTCTTGTTTTGAAAATTGCGAATAATGTTGCCGGAAATGCAAAAATGGATTTGGGGTATCTGGTGGAAAATGTATCCTGGGAACCGTTTTATGAGGTCAAAGGAAATAAACTGACAGAACCTCTGGATGTGACCTTTAAAGCAAAGCTTAGACAAGATACCGGACTTGACTGGAAAGGTGTAAAGCTTTCTTTGATCAATGCAAGATCCTCAAGAAATAATAATGCTCCGGTCTTGAATCCTTGGTTTTTAAATTCCTATAAAAATGAAGATAGGCCAAGCTACTCCTCGTCCAGTAGAAAAGATACAGTGAGAACGAAGGAGATTGAAGAGGTTGTAGTGATTGGTTATTCAAGCGATTTTAAGATCAATGAGAATCAATTGAACATAAGTTTTGATGTTGATATACCGTATGATGTTTTGTCAAATAATGAGGATCATTTTATTAATTTAAAGCAAATAAAAATCCCGGCTGATTATAAATATTACACGGTACCGAAATACAATGCAACTGCTTATCTGATAGCTGATATCAAAGATTTTAATAAATATGATCTGATCGCCGGTTCTGCCAATGTGATCTTTGAAAACATGTATGTTGGAGAAACGAGGATCAATCCTAATCAGACAGATGATAAAATGAGCATTACGCTCGGTGATGATAAAAAAATTAGTATACGTAAGGAGGTTGTGAATGATAAGGCAAGTGAGAAATTCTTTTCTTCTTATCAGGAAAAAACATTTACCTACGATCTTATTGTTCGTAACAATAAAAAAGAGGTGATCAATATTGATATAAAAGATCAGATACCTTTGAGTAAAGATGAGTCGGTAAAGATTGAACTTCTTCAAAGTGACAATGCCGATGTTGATAAAGAAAAGGGATTCTTAACGTGGAATGTTAAAATTTCACCTTCGGAAACCAGGAAGTTTAGAGTAAGTTATAAGGTGAGATATCCAAAAGATTTTTCGATCAGTAATCTTAAGTAA
- the murI gene encoding glutamate racemase, with protein MKTKKQDYSHLSPSQPIGIFDSGVGGLTVAKEIKRLLPHEDLIYFGDTKHLPYGEKSKEAIIEYSTKITNFLLEQNCKAIVIACNTATANALNEVMQSVAGKVPVIDVINPVAEKVSYEIHNNVGVIATKATVNSGLYKKSIRKHNKWIKVDELATPLLVPAIEEGFKNHPITHAIIYNYLSNSKLKNIETLILGCTHYPLLIDEIKQYYGNRVRVIDSPNIVANHLKIILDKYNLLNDHNPKPNYHFYLSDLTKNFEKISKKFFGKSIDLEFKVL; from the coding sequence TTGAAAACTAAAAAACAAGACTATTCGCATCTTTCACCCAGCCAGCCTATCGGTATTTTTGATAGTGGAGTGGGAGGTCTTACCGTAGCTAAAGAAATCAAGAGACTTCTTCCTCACGAAGATCTGATCTACTTTGGAGATACCAAGCACCTTCCGTACGGAGAAAAGTCGAAGGAAGCGATTATAGAATATTCTACCAAAATCACCAACTTTTTGCTCGAGCAAAACTGCAAAGCTATTGTAATTGCCTGTAATACGGCTACTGCCAATGCGTTGAATGAAGTGATGCAGTCTGTGGCAGGCAAAGTTCCTGTAATAGACGTTATCAATCCCGTCGCTGAAAAAGTTTCCTACGAAATTCATAATAATGTCGGCGTTATTGCTACCAAAGCAACGGTAAATTCAGGATTATACAAAAAGAGTATCCGGAAACATAATAAATGGATCAAGGTAGATGAGCTGGCAACTCCATTGCTGGTACCTGCTATTGAAGAAGGTTTTAAAAACCATCCGATCACGCATGCAATTATTTACAATTATCTAAGTAATAGTAAATTAAAGAATATTGAGACGTTAATTTTAGGATGTACGCATTATCCCCTTTTAATTGATGAAATAAAACAGTATTATGGAAATAGGGTGCGTGTCATTGATTCTCCCAATATTGTAGCCAATCACCTGAAGATTATTCTGGATAAATATAACCTCTTGAATGATCATAATCCAAAACCAAATTATCATTTCTATCTTTCAGATCTTACCAAGAACTTTGAAAAGATCTCCAAAAAATTCTTTGGAAAAAGCATTGATTTAGAATTTAAGGTTTTATAA
- a CDS encoding solute:sodium symporter family transporter, with product MLITLITFFLFTAGVAVASWWFTRKTKMAHSSVGYFLGGRNLTAILITASLLLTNLSTEHLVGLNGSAYAFGMEVMAWETMAALALVLMAVYFLPRYLKMGLVTITEFLELRYDKQTRVICSGLFLLLYITTLLPIVLYTGAISMESIFDVSKNLNIDKLTAVVIMVVGIGVLGSLYAILGGLKAVAISDLINGIGLIIGGSLIPILAFCKIGDGHFLTGVHTVFEAVPDRFNAIGESTSDVPFSVLFTGMFIPQIFYWTMNQSIIQRAFAAKNLAEGQKGVLLTAFFKIFIPFVVVVPGIIAYYYFKNSLNDPDYAYPELVKAVLPVSLIGIFAAIVVGAILSTFNGALNSASTLFSIDIYKGYMNQNATETQIVKIGRISGTIMAIVAIVLAPFISMAGKGLYIILQEFSSIFNMPIFAIIISGLLLPKVSAKAAKIGLITGTSLYLFSKFGMEAMGVHIHFLHRLAVAFIVTILTLIIASRYYPRKNNFVIQDTGAVNVENWKYVKPACIFIAILTIVVFILLSPVGIIPK from the coding sequence ATGCTTATTACATTAATTACATTTTTCCTATTTACTGCCGGAGTAGCTGTTGCTTCCTGGTGGTTTACCAGAAAGACAAAAATGGCACATTCTTCCGTAGGATACTTTCTCGGAGGACGTAACCTGACTGCTATTTTAATTACAGCATCTCTATTGCTTACCAACCTGTCTACAGAACATTTAGTGGGGCTTAACGGAAGTGCTTATGCTTTTGGAATGGAGGTGATGGCCTGGGAAACAATGGCTGCATTAGCCCTCGTACTGATGGCCGTCTATTTTCTTCCCAGATATCTAAAAATGGGCCTGGTAACCATTACAGAATTCCTGGAGCTTCGTTATGATAAACAAACCCGGGTAATCTGTTCCGGATTATTTCTATTGCTTTACATTACGACTCTTCTTCCGATTGTACTCTATACGGGAGCAATCAGCATGGAAAGTATTTTCGATGTTTCAAAAAATCTGAATATTGATAAATTAACAGCTGTTGTAATTATGGTAGTGGGCATTGGAGTTCTTGGTTCCTTATATGCTATTCTGGGAGGATTAAAAGCAGTAGCTATCTCTGATTTAATTAATGGTATTGGTTTAATTATTGGCGGATCACTGATTCCGATACTTGCATTTTGTAAAATAGGTGACGGACACTTTTTAACAGGTGTACATACCGTTTTTGAAGCTGTTCCGGATCGTTTCAATGCCATTGGAGAATCTACTTCCGATGTGCCTTTTTCAGTACTTTTTACGGGAATGTTTATTCCACAAATATTTTACTGGACGATGAATCAATCAATTATTCAGCGTGCCTTTGCAGCCAAAAATCTGGCAGAGGGACAAAAAGGAGTTCTTCTAACTGCTTTTTTTAAAATATTCATTCCTTTTGTTGTAGTCGTGCCGGGTATTATTGCTTATTATTATTTTAAAAATAGCTTAAATGATCCGGATTATGCATACCCGGAATTGGTAAAAGCTGTATTACCGGTAAGCCTTATCGGAATTTTTGCTGCGATTGTAGTAGGAGCTATTTTAAGCACATTTAACGGAGCTTTAAATAGTGCATCTACCTTATTTTCAATCGATATTTATAAAGGTTATATGAACCAAAATGCCACCGAAACACAAATTGTGAAAATAGGCAGAATCAGTGGAACCATTATGGCGATTGTAGCCATTGTTCTTGCTCCTTTTATCAGTATGGCAGGCAAGGGGCTTTATATTATTCTTCAGGAGTTTAGCTCCATCTTCAACATGCCGATTTTTGCCATTATCATTTCAGGATTATTACTCCCAAAGGTTTCAGCAAAGGCAGCAAAAATCGGATTAATAACCGGTACATCGCTTTATCTGTTTTCCAAATTTGGAATGGAAGCGATGGGTGTTCATATACATTTCCTGCATCGTTTGGCGGTGGCATTTATTGTTACGATTCTTACATTGATTATCGCAAGCAGATACTATCCAAGGAAAAACAATTTTGTGATTCAGGATACCGGAGCCGTAAATGTGGAAAACTGGAAATATGTAAAGCCAGCATGCATCTTCATCGCTATTCTTACCATTGTAGTTTTCATTCTTTTAAGCCCTGTAGGAATTATTCCTAAATAA
- the iolG gene encoding inositol 2-dehydrogenase translates to MDTILKIAVIGLGRIGQIHLAALKTFKNIKITAVSDISPELAKWTAAEYQIPHFYTNYQDIFQQKDIDAVWICSPTSYHLAQVKEALDSNKYIFCEKPLDKDSNNIQSLIDIYPDLNHRLMVGFNRRFDPDFAAVKASLKKIGKPTIIKITSRDPFPPTAEYTRASGGIYNDMSIHDLDMARFISESEAEQVIAVGSKNYTDDTDTTLITIKFKNGIICNIDNSRKASYGYDQRLEILGDKGMISVENKKINHLTFYSENSLESSVLEPFFLERYKDSYIEEIKAFITSIQEKKEFPSTGEDALKASILADACEKSLEQKKIIFL, encoded by the coding sequence GTGGATACTATATTAAAAATAGCAGTTATAGGACTTGGGCGAATTGGGCAAATACATCTGGCAGCATTAAAAACATTTAAAAATATCAAGATTACTGCTGTATCTGACATTTCTCCGGAACTTGCAAAATGGACAGCTGCAGAATACCAAATCCCTCATTTTTACACCAATTACCAAGACATCTTTCAACAAAAAGATATTGATGCAGTATGGATATGCTCTCCTACAAGCTATCATCTTGCACAGGTAAAGGAAGCATTGGACAGTAACAAATATATTTTCTGTGAAAAACCTCTGGACAAAGACAGCAATAATATTCAATCTTTAATCGATATTTATCCCGACCTCAACCATCGGCTCATGGTAGGTTTTAATCGACGTTTTGATCCTGACTTTGCTGCCGTTAAAGCAAGTTTAAAAAAAATAGGAAAACCAACTATTATTAAAATTACCAGTAGAGATCCCTTCCCTCCAACGGCAGAATACACCAGGGCCTCAGGAGGAATTTACAATGATATGAGCATCCATGATCTTGATATGGCTCGCTTTATCAGTGAAAGTGAAGCTGAGCAGGTAATTGCCGTAGGTTCTAAAAATTATACAGATGATACAGATACAACACTGATTACCATAAAGTTTAAAAATGGAATCATCTGTAATATTGATAACAGTAGAAAGGCTTCCTATGGCTATGATCAACGCCTGGAAATATTGGGAGACAAAGGAATGATCTCTGTAGAAAATAAAAAGATCAACCATCTCACTTTTTATTCAGAAAATTCTTTAGAAAGCAGTGTACTTGAACCTTTTTTTCTGGAAAGATATAAGGATTCATATATAGAAGAAATAAAAGCATTTATCACTTCTATACAGGAGAAAAAAGAGTTTCCTTCCACAGGGGAAGACGCTCTTAAAGCTTCAATATTGGCTGATGCCTGTGAAAAGTCATTAGAACAAAAAAAAATAATTTTTCTATAA